In Fibrobacter sp. UWB15, one genomic interval encodes:
- the ptsP gene encoding phosphoenolpyruvate--protein phosphotransferase, translated as MTTSTKNPAKKPELTRTVLKGVPASPGFAMGCVFPVTNRKISVVEETLPESRLADEEQLFLKAVHKTTKEVSQIKEISEGRTGMKDSLIFATHLMILQDPTLINGVLDKIRKERKNARWAVHVVLGAFIDKFEQIDSPAMRDKAADLRDVYNRLMAAMEDSGPVLEDVATEEGVVLVGHELLPSLLMSIKPGQVAGLAMDTGGRTSHVAILARSLQIPLVSGLRNFAALVKVGDTVIIDGSSGQVVINPNQEDIKDFYKRQEIFERQRRELFTMRQLEPMTRDGKYITLHANIELPSESEKVTDFGATGIGLYRSEFLFLRNEAPTQDEQRDAYRYILETMHPCPVTIRTLDAGGDKLVSGITAVNESNPFMGWRSIRVCLDREDIFCTQLKALLLANTKENLRLLLPMISSMTEFRRAKACIVKCRKELEAAGKKVAKVKIGVMIEVPAAVMIVDKLAKEVDFFSIGTNDLVQFTLAVDRTNELITDMFQPHHPAVLSMIYQTVQAAHREGIPVAVCGEMSADPLSVLLLVGLGVDELSMTPWSVMSTKKIIRSINFEDVRDSALTVLQMDDADSVNTFMHNKYAQTIRDLGISSFVGQVDSSKK; from the coding sequence ATGACCACTTCAACGAAGAACCCTGCTAAGAAGCCGGAACTCACCCGAACAGTCTTAAAGGGTGTTCCTGCATCCCCGGGCTTTGCCATGGGGTGCGTTTTCCCGGTGACAAACCGGAAAATTTCGGTGGTAGAAGAGACTCTCCCCGAAAGCCGTCTAGCTGACGAAGAACAGCTTTTCTTGAAAGCGGTTCATAAGACGACTAAGGAAGTTTCGCAGATTAAGGAAATTTCCGAAGGTCGCACAGGGATGAAGGACAGCCTTATCTTTGCGACTCATTTGATGATTTTGCAGGACCCCACTCTGATTAACGGGGTGCTAGACAAAATCCGCAAGGAACGCAAGAATGCCCGTTGGGCGGTGCATGTGGTTCTTGGCGCCTTCATTGACAAGTTTGAACAGATCGATTCGCCGGCCATGCGCGACAAGGCGGCTGATTTGAGGGACGTGTACAACCGCTTGATGGCAGCCATGGAAGACTCCGGACCGGTGCTTGAGGATGTAGCTACCGAAGAAGGTGTCGTGCTGGTTGGCCACGAACTGTTGCCCAGTCTGTTGATGTCCATTAAGCCTGGCCAGGTGGCGGGGCTTGCCATGGATACCGGTGGCCGTACTAGCCATGTGGCTATCTTGGCGCGTTCGCTCCAGATTCCGTTGGTGTCTGGTTTGAGAAATTTTGCAGCCCTCGTCAAAGTGGGCGATACGGTCATTATTGATGGCTCGAGTGGTCAGGTTGTAATCAACCCGAACCAGGAAGACATCAAGGATTTCTACAAGCGTCAGGAAATCTTTGAAAGGCAACGCCGTGAATTGTTCACGATGCGCCAGCTGGAACCGATGACCCGCGACGGCAAGTACATTACTTTGCACGCCAATATTGAACTCCCGTCGGAATCGGAAAAGGTGACCGACTTCGGTGCGACGGGTATCGGTCTATACCGTTCTGAATTTTTGTTCTTGCGCAACGAGGCTCCCACGCAAGATGAACAGCGCGATGCTTACCGCTACATTCTTGAAACCATGCACCCGTGCCCGGTGACAATCCGTACCTTGGATGCCGGTGGCGACAAGTTGGTGAGTGGTATTACGGCGGTGAATGAATCGAACCCGTTCATGGGGTGGCGCTCCATTCGCGTGTGCTTGGACCGCGAAGATATTTTCTGCACGCAGCTCAAGGCTCTGTTGTTGGCCAACACTAAAGAAAACTTGCGTCTTTTGCTGCCTATGATTTCTAGCATGACGGAATTCCGTCGTGCAAAGGCTTGCATTGTCAAGTGCCGTAAGGAACTGGAAGCGGCGGGCAAGAAAGTCGCGAAGGTGAAAATCGGCGTGATGATCGAAGTGCCTGCTGCGGTGATGATTGTGGATAAGCTCGCTAAGGAAGTGGATTTCTTTAGCATTGGTACGAACGACCTGGTGCAATTTACTCTTGCCGTGGACCGTACCAACGAATTGATTACGGATATGTTCCAGCCTCATCATCCGGCTGTACTTAGCATGATTTACCAGACGGTTCAAGCGGCACACCGCGAAGGGATCCCTGTGGCGGTTTGCGGTGAAATGAGTGCGGACCCGTTGAGTGTGTTGTTGCTGGTGGGCCTTGGTGTCGACGAACTTTCGATGACTCCGTGGAGCGTGATGTCTACCAAGAAAATCATCCGTTCAATAAACTTTGAAGATGTGCGCGATTCTGCACTGACGGTCTTGCAGATGGATGATGCCGACAGCGTGAATACATTTATGCACAACAAATATGCTCAGACGATTCGCGACTTGGGCATATCGAGCTTTGTTGGTCAAGTTGATAGCAGCAAGAAATAA
- a CDS encoding HPr family phosphocarrier protein: MIEKTLVVTNKLGIHARPAGMIVDITGQAKSDIFIVFEGSKANAKSILNVMMLAIPAGSEVKFEIDGEDEEQVASQLESLFNDHFNEEPC; encoded by the coding sequence ATGATCGAAAAAACATTGGTGGTAACCAACAAGTTAGGGATACACGCTAGACCTGCCGGGATGATAGTGGACATTACCGGCCAGGCCAAGAGTGACATATTCATTGTGTTCGAAGGCTCCAAGGCTAATGCCAAGAGCATCCTGAACGTGATGATGCTTGCTATTCCTGCAGGATCCGAAGTCAAGTTTGAAATTGATGGCGAAGACGAAGAACAGGTCGCTTCGCAGTTGGAAAGTCTGTTTAATGACCACTTCAACGAAGAACCCTGCTAA
- a CDS encoding MlaD family protein, whose product MKKYSALYFSVGLVVILALIILVFGIFFLNEKDPRETFNTYYLRFTQVSTLVLDDPVKVNGVKLGKVESIDLAGHRVVVTIRLRTDVKIPKDSEIRVQNIGIMGERQIGMILGDSASYFAPGDTITGQFDAGIAEALGLVGEVCDSTKVLLESVKQALNQTIVNPEFQERFKTLLVKAETLEDRVLVMLNTADPQLRKSLEGLNRVTVKVNDLIDGVKPPIDNMFANTEKVMGNADKLLGELEQVTSHLDELVVKVQKKIESKDNTVGILLNDRTLHDDLVKTVHSADSLVRIILQDGLDINVDFF is encoded by the coding sequence ATGAAAAAGTATTCGGCTCTTTATTTTTCAGTTGGCTTGGTGGTCATCCTAGCCCTGATTATTCTTGTTTTTGGAATATTCTTCTTAAATGAGAAGGACCCCCGCGAAACCTTTAATACCTACTACCTGCGATTCACCCAGGTGAGTACTCTGGTGCTCGATGACCCCGTGAAGGTGAATGGCGTGAAGCTCGGTAAGGTCGAGTCTATCGACTTGGCTGGCCACCGCGTGGTGGTGACCATCAGGCTCCGCACCGACGTGAAAATCCCGAAGGATTCCGAAATCCGCGTGCAAAACATCGGTATCATGGGCGAACGCCAGATTGGCATGATCCTGGGTGATTCGGCGAGCTACTTTGCTCCGGGTGATACCATTACGGGTCAGTTCGATGCCGGTATTGCTGAGGCTCTTGGTCTTGTGGGCGAGGTTTGCGACTCGACGAAGGTGCTTTTGGAATCAGTGAAGCAGGCCTTGAACCAGACGATTGTGAACCCGGAATTCCAGGAACGTTTCAAGACGCTGCTTGTGAAGGCCGAAACGCTGGAAGACCGCGTGCTGGTGATGCTGAATACTGCCGACCCGCAGCTTAGGAAGAGCCTTGAAGGCTTGAACCGGGTGACGGTGAAGGTGAATGACCTGATTGATGGCGTTAAGCCGCCTATTGACAATATGTTTGCAAATACCGAAAAGGTGATGGGTAACGCCGACAAGTTGCTGGGCGAACTGGAACAGGTGACTAGCCATTTGGACGAACTCGTCGTGAAGGTCCAGAAGAAGATCGAATCTAAGGACAACACGGTGGGTATTTTGCTGAACGACCGTACATTGCATGACGACTTGGTCAAGACGGTTCATTCGGCGGACAGCTTGGTGCGCATTATCTTACAAGATGGTCTAGACATCAACGTGGATTTTTTCTGA
- a CDS encoding RNA methyltransferase, with protein sequence MTNETLESLLERVTERRRELLTSVVDRRTRHFCMVLEDLFDPHNISAVIRTAEVFGLQDVHIIEEDNAYSVNKSILKGSYKWMSLYLYKKRMLCMEKLRAKGYKIAVASTNTTNSVLDLDLSQPTAFYLGSEFHGNHPDTLAHADYEFKLPQYGITESMNVSVAGGVLMTYLDVYMQKMGREKFLLKKEERDALLLDWLDRHVNGIENNSPIVRIDE encoded by the coding sequence ATGACGAACGAAACTCTTGAATCCCTTTTGGAACGTGTGACGGAACGCCGTCGCGAACTTTTGACGTCTGTCGTGGATCGCCGTACTAGGCATTTTTGCATGGTGCTTGAAGACTTGTTCGACCCTCACAATATTTCGGCCGTGATTCGTACTGCCGAAGTGTTCGGACTCCAGGACGTCCACATTATCGAAGAAGATAACGCCTACAGCGTGAACAAGTCCATTCTGAAGGGATCTTACAAGTGGATGAGTCTGTACCTTTACAAGAAGCGTATGCTTTGCATGGAAAAGCTCCGTGCCAAGGGTTACAAGATTGCCGTGGCCAGCACAAACACCACCAATTCTGTTCTGGATTTGGATCTGAGCCAACCGACCGCGTTCTATTTGGGAAGTGAATTCCATGGGAACCACCCTGATACCTTGGCCCACGCCGATTACGAATTCAAACTGCCCCAGTACGGTATTACCGAATCGATGAACGTGTCGGTGGCCGGCGGCGTTTTGATGACCTATTTGGACGTGTACATGCAGAAAATGGGCCGCGAAAAGTTCTTGCTCAAGAAGGAAGAACGCGATGCCTTGCTTTTGGATTGGCTCGATCGCCATGTGAACGGCATCGAAAATAACAGTCCGATCGTACGAATCGACGAGTAG
- a CDS encoding pitrilysin family protein, with product MMMNFDLKDFFLTAASALTLVACSGSPELQTEPVPATVQADTVVTPAVEKKAEPAVPASYKDIQFPEYKYVAPYPKDYRVEIAPGIAGYIVSDRSLPLVNFSVYFEQPRAPLALKDEAATSMMGGLLRRGGGGGISAKALDDSLEFISAGISSSVGTFTASFDIDCLSKDFPNMLALSKQVLTAPAFDKDQFEIMRANFLTAYDRRYDTPAKVLSALRSKVNYAPNPRLWDANAADYKKVKVADLKRMAQGVFANGRILFALSGDVDKDSAVVMLKEFFESWNAAVAKNVKKEAKNPFQEPTPLSFLRKPGIYVVDKDITQANISMNQPFVKRPHADYYPAAVANFILGGGSFTSRLMNRVRSDEGLAYSVYSSVGNDYRDTAMVTIALQTKVESVEFALKLIREVVNEFAEQGPTEEELAQAKKSLIESLPSLFDSPEATAVIFARGELVGKTYDHYLDYVKEINAVTADQVKAMVKKYFDMDKMTTSIVAPVSKLDAIKPFTVIPQDSLEFRD from the coding sequence ATGATGATGAACTTTGATTTGAAAGATTTCTTTTTGACGGCTGCCTCGGCGCTCACTTTGGTTGCTTGTTCTGGTTCGCCGGAACTCCAAACGGAGCCTGTACCGGCAACTGTGCAAGCCGATACGGTGGTAACCCCTGCCGTTGAAAAAAAGGCTGAGCCTGCAGTTCCTGCAAGCTATAAAGATATTCAGTTCCCGGAATACAAGTACGTAGCGCCTTACCCCAAGGATTACCGAGTTGAAATCGCACCGGGTATCGCAGGCTATATCGTGAGTGACCGAAGCCTTCCGCTGGTGAATTTTTCGGTCTATTTTGAACAGCCCCGAGCTCCGTTGGCGCTTAAGGACGAAGCGGCTACATCTATGATGGGAGGCTTGTTGCGTCGTGGTGGCGGTGGTGGAATTTCGGCCAAGGCTTTGGACGATTCCTTGGAATTTATCAGTGCCGGAATTTCGTCTTCGGTGGGAACTTTTACGGCGTCTTTCGATATTGACTGTTTGTCCAAGGATTTCCCGAATATGTTGGCTCTTTCGAAGCAGGTGCTGACGGCTCCCGCCTTTGACAAGGATCAGTTTGAAATTATGCGTGCGAATTTCCTGACCGCCTATGACCGCCGTTATGATACTCCGGCGAAGGTGCTGTCGGCGCTTCGTTCCAAGGTGAATTATGCTCCGAACCCGAGACTGTGGGACGCCAATGCTGCCGACTACAAAAAGGTGAAGGTGGCTGATCTTAAGCGTATGGCCCAGGGTGTGTTCGCCAACGGCCGTATCTTGTTTGCTCTTTCGGGTGACGTGGATAAGGATTCTGCAGTCGTGATGCTCAAGGAATTCTTTGAAAGCTGGAATGCCGCCGTTGCAAAGAACGTAAAGAAAGAGGCGAAGAATCCCTTTCAGGAACCGACTCCGCTTTCGTTCTTGAGAAAGCCCGGAATCTACGTGGTGGATAAGGACATTACGCAGGCCAATATTTCTATGAACCAGCCCTTTGTGAAAAGACCCCATGCCGACTATTATCCGGCTGCGGTGGCAAACTTTATTTTGGGTGGAGGCAGCTTTACGAGCCGCCTGATGAATCGCGTCCGTAGCGACGAAGGCCTTGCTTACAGCGTGTACAGTTCGGTGGGTAACGACTACCGCGACACGGCCATGGTGACTATTGCCTTGCAGACCAAGGTGGAATCGGTGGAATTCGCCCTGAAGCTCATTCGCGAAGTGGTGAATGAATTCGCTGAGCAGGGCCCGACCGAAGAAGAACTCGCCCAGGCCAAAAAGTCGCTGATCGAAAGCTTGCCGAGTCTGTTCGATAGCCCCGAGGCGACTGCGGTTATTTTCGCACGGGGTGAACTGGTCGGTAAGACTTACGACCACTACTTGGATTACGTGAAGGAAATTAATGCAGTCACTGCCGACCAGGTGAAGGCGATGGTCAAAAAGTATTTTGACATGGACAAAATGACCACTTCTATTGTTGCCCCTGTTTCGAAGCTTGATGCGATTAAGCCTTTTACAGTAATTCCACAGGATAGTCTGGAGTTTAGGGATTAA
- a CDS encoding glutamate--tRNA ligase family protein, with protein sequence MPGIIRFAPSPTGFLHEGHLLSALYVWAAAQKWNLKIHLRIEDHDQGRARKEYIDGIREDLAWLGFEYDSESIQSSHFDFFQKILDKLTDKGLVYPCTCSRKQLQSENPISETGEVIYQGKCRTQVLPCCKPHSLRIVIPDKVINWRDERLGNFSEAPKKQCGDFPIRDRDGFWTYQFAVCIDDLTEGITHIVRGEDIRNSTARQIALSELIANVCQSEPDLHIPPYRRPLYLHHPLIVDSCGKKLSKREHAYSLRQDKDAGKTPPEILGQILYKAGFLPNNTPTPLEQAITIVSKRL encoded by the coding sequence ATGCCAGGCATTATCCGTTTTGCACCGAGCCCCACAGGCTTTTTACACGAAGGGCATCTGCTCTCCGCTCTTTACGTGTGGGCCGCCGCCCAAAAATGGAATCTCAAAATACACCTGCGCATCGAGGACCACGACCAAGGTCGCGCCCGCAAGGAATACATCGACGGCATCCGCGAAGACCTCGCCTGGCTCGGCTTCGAATACGACAGCGAAAGCATCCAAAGTTCCCATTTCGATTTCTTTCAGAAAATCCTCGACAAACTTACCGACAAAGGACTCGTTTACCCCTGCACCTGTAGCCGCAAGCAACTGCAATCCGAGAATCCCATCAGCGAAACCGGAGAGGTGATTTACCAAGGCAAATGCCGCACGCAAGTGTTGCCCTGTTGTAAGCCGCATAGTCTGCGCATCGTCATTCCAGACAAAGTAATCAACTGGCGCGATGAGCGGCTCGGCAACTTTAGCGAAGCCCCCAAAAAACAATGCGGCGATTTCCCGATCCGTGACCGCGACGGGTTTTGGACCTATCAATTCGCCGTCTGCATTGACGACCTTACCGAAGGTATCACCCACATTGTCCGCGGCGAAGATATCCGCAATTCTACCGCCCGCCAAATCGCCCTTTCAGAACTCATAGCCAATGTTTGCCAGAGCGAACCGGACCTTCATATTCCTCCGTACAGGCGCCCGCTGTATTTGCACCACCCCCTCATCGTAGATTCCTGTGGGAAAAAACTTTCCAAGCGCGAGCATGCCTATAGCCTCCGCCAAGACAAAGATGCAGGCAAGACACCGCCGGAAATCCTCGGGCAAATCCTGTACAAAGCAGGATTTTTACCAAACAACACCCCCACACCGTTAGAACAAGCGATTACAATCGTTTCAAAGCGGCTTTAA
- a CDS encoding SPOR domain-containing protein — MRKILFALCLSTVAFAAEPTDLDSLFRGREYKPVLSASLRDSSKNESAVPKAAAKSSKSDGYYMLQFESVADFDAAQRRRAQLSASTGYSIQVVFDAPFYKLRGGGWGSKKAAEDKARELSAYNITAFVVKVK, encoded by the coding sequence ATGCGAAAGATTTTATTTGCCTTGTGCCTGAGCACCGTTGCCTTTGCCGCTGAACCGACCGATTTGGATTCCCTTTTCCGCGGCAGGGAATATAAGCCTGTTCTGAGCGCTTCTTTGCGCGACAGTTCCAAGAACGAATCGGCTGTGCCGAAGGCAGCCGCAAAGTCGTCCAAGTCTGACGGCTACTATATGCTCCAGTTTGAATCGGTGGCAGATTTCGATGCGGCCCAGCGTCGTCGTGCCCAGCTTTCTGCGAGCACCGGTTACTCTATTCAGGTGGTGTTCGATGCTCCCTTCTACAAGCTTCGTGGCGGCGGATGGGGCAGCAAGAAGGCGGCCGAAGACAAAGCCCGCGAGCTTTCCGCTTACAACATTACCGCTTTTGTCGTGAAGGTGAAATAA